A single region of the Thermococcus paralvinellae genome encodes:
- a CDS encoding DUF63 family protein, with translation MLESIREFLWIYFIRPMYTREGYNPYNTLVYAILLGLGVIYSYKYIIKPLKIKVDEKLFWAVTPMVVFGATVRALVDGGVLKPNPLILTPGIFFTAFFLIVPALIADAKLKTYPKVTIAWGTILALYANYLLVTHVKSWKPYELTIFWTIVFVLPVLVFYKFKPFEKLYLYPVLAHLFDIGSTVVAIHYYGYREVHWLENILVTKFGAFIYYPWILFILIVVYYGLKWLVPDGEERRYWYLAIYILGLGPAIRDPAQMILQLAG, from the coding sequence ATGCTCGAATCAATTAGGGAATTTTTATGGATTTACTTCATAAGGCCTATGTACACAAGGGAAGGATACAATCCATACAACACCCTCGTCTACGCAATTCTTCTAGGCTTAGGTGTCATATATTCCTATAAGTATATAATCAAACCTCTCAAGATTAAAGTTGATGAAAAGCTCTTCTGGGCTGTTACTCCCATGGTCGTCTTTGGAGCAACTGTCAGAGCGTTAGTTGATGGTGGAGTGCTGAAGCCAAATCCTCTGATTTTAACACCTGGGATATTCTTCACAGCATTTTTCCTGATTGTTCCTGCTTTGATAGCTGATGCAAAACTGAAAACATACCCAAAAGTCACAATAGCTTGGGGCACAATTTTGGCATTGTATGCAAACTATCTCCTTGTAACACACGTTAAAAGCTGGAAGCCTTATGAGCTTACAATTTTCTGGACGATAGTTTTTGTGCTCCCAGTTCTTGTTTTCTACAAGTTTAAGCCCTTTGAGAAGCTTTACCTATACCCTGTCTTAGCTCACCTCTTTGACATAGGTTCAACAGTTGTGGCAATACACTATTACGGCTACAGAGAAGTACACTGGCTTGAAAATATCCTCGTTACAAAATTTGGGGCATTCATTTACTACCCATGGATACTCTTTATCCTAATAGTCGTTTATTATGGGCTCAAGTGGCTTGTACCAGATGGGGAAGAAAGGAGATACTGGTATCTGGCAATTTACATTCTCGGCCTAGGCCCAGCAATAAGAGACCCAGCACAGATGATTTTACAGCTTGCAGGTTAG
- a CDS encoding cupin domain-containing protein, producing the protein MFVGHYLDVEEKEVTIEGVEKTTIRWLVSPKVGAKNFAMRYFVIKKDGRIPIHQHPWEHEIFVVKGEGYITNGRKTVKVVPGSFLYIPPNEPHGYENPDSETFEFLCIIPVTEKSVPPEERGD; encoded by the coding sequence ATGTTCGTTGGGCATTATCTTGATGTGGAAGAAAAGGAAGTTACAATAGAAGGGGTTGAGAAAACAACAATTAGATGGCTCGTTTCTCCGAAAGTTGGAGCAAAGAACTTTGCAATGAGGTATTTTGTAATTAAGAAGGATGGAAGGATACCTATTCATCAACATCCATGGGAGCATGAAATATTTGTAGTTAAGGGGGAAGGTTACATAACAAACGGCAGAAAGACAGTGAAAGTTGTCCCGGGCAGCTTTCTGTATATACCTCCAAATGAGCCTCACGGATATGAGAATCCAGATTCAGAGACCTTTGAGTTTCTCTGCATAATCCCTGTAACCGAGAAGAGTGTTCCTCCGGAGGAAAGAGGAGATTGA
- a CDS encoding energy-coupling factor transporter transmembrane component T family protein, with protein MMYNLYIERDSFLHRLDPRVKIISSLLGILAMILFNSPYLLFILFALLSLSLKFLGKISFKEQIKVLKPLTPLIIITIVIWPFILEPKTFGLFIGLGYALRLASMAMITFGLLMTTTQRELILGFIKLKMPYEIGLTLTIALRYIPTLFNLAQTIIDAQKSRGLELEKGSFFSRIRKTVPILIPLIIASIKTAHELSIALESRAFGANKERTFLYTIEMNRKDYVALIIVFLLFGLALYARYQLGIGYVKLY; from the coding sequence ATGATGTACAACCTCTATATTGAGAGGGATTCATTCCTCCACCGCTTAGATCCAAGGGTCAAAATAATTTCCTCACTTCTAGGCATTCTAGCCATGATTCTCTTTAATTCTCCGTATCTGCTCTTCATACTCTTTGCCCTGCTTTCCCTTTCTCTCAAATTCCTTGGAAAAATTAGCTTTAAGGAGCAGATAAAGGTGTTGAAGCCACTAACTCCTCTGATAATCATAACAATCGTGATCTGGCCTTTTATTTTAGAACCAAAGACATTTGGACTCTTTATTGGCTTGGGATACGCTTTAAGATTAGCTTCAATGGCCATGATAACTTTTGGCCTTTTAATGACAACAACCCAGAGAGAGCTGATCTTAGGCTTCATAAAGCTTAAAATGCCCTATGAGATTGGACTAACCCTCACAATAGCTCTGAGATACATCCCAACTCTTTTTAACTTAGCCCAGACAATAATTGATGCACAAAAATCAAGAGGCCTTGAGCTAGAAAAGGGTAGCTTTTTCTCAAGGATTAGGAAGACAGTACCCATCTTAATTCCTTTGATAATTGCATCAATAAAAACAGCCCACGAGCTGAGCATAGCTTTAGAAAGCAGAGCATTTGGGGCGAATAAAGAGAGAACTTTCTTATACACAATCGAGATGAATAGAAAAGACTATGTGGCACTGATTATTGTGTTTCTGCTGTTTGGCTTAGCCTTATATGCAAGATACCAGCTTGGAATTGGATATGTGAAGCTATACTAA
- a CDS encoding TIGR00153 family protein — protein sequence MQVWTKLFAKSPFKPLIKHAEVVLDTVETLERALELWYDKKYDEMEKVAIEVDNLEDIADRIKEEIRDSLTTKLFMPVNRNDILEYLHMQDKIADAAEDTAKWLLIKRPKEIPEEIKEIILKMGKESIKAAKLVHKAIVQMDTVIESGFSEKEIEKEYELIKEIESVENKIDGLDTKLMKLVFENEDKLSWGDGFYILNIARTLSNISDKAKDSAERIRLMMNK from the coding sequence ATGCAAGTTTGGACTAAGCTCTTTGCGAAAAGCCCGTTTAAGCCTTTAATAAAGCACGCTGAAGTCGTGTTAGATACCGTGGAAACTCTTGAGAGAGCTCTTGAACTGTGGTATGATAAAAAATATGACGAAATGGAAAAAGTAGCGATTGAAGTTGACAACTTGGAAGATATTGCAGATAGGATTAAAGAAGAAATTAGAGACAGCTTAACAACAAAGCTCTTCATGCCAGTAAACAGAAATGACATTCTTGAGTATCTTCACATGCAAGATAAAATAGCAGATGCTGCTGAAGACACTGCAAAGTGGTTGCTCATAAAAAGGCCCAAAGAGATCCCAGAAGAAATCAAAGAAATTATCTTGAAGATGGGAAAGGAAAGCATTAAAGCTGCAAAGCTCGTCCACAAAGCAATAGTCCAGATGGATACTGTAATTGAGAGCGGGTTTAGTGAAAAAGAAATCGAAAAGGAATATGAGCTGATAAAGGAGATAGAAAGTGTTGAGAACAAAATAGATGGGCTTGACACAAAGCTCATGAAACTGGTTTTTGAGAACGAAGATAAACTCAGCTGGGGGGATGGGTTTTACATCTTAAATATAGCAAGAACGCTCAGCAACATCTCAGATAAGGCCAAGGACTCAGCAGAGAGAATAAGGCTTATGATGAACAAATGA
- a CDS encoding DUF5814 domain-containing protein, protein MLFVIRKGRKKNELEAYYIAKEPEKLSQMQNLKADRIYRLIMRDNRLFKVLEGSQYRNPKEIEKLLRQARIVLVDADEWEGYFRVRLQNKRVEKAHLCRFCLLNGKITVLTEGNRIKFHSEYICEKCAEEELKNELRYRFRSLGMFDQAKKLLQRFRDLDKVLMVFDPRFDPTKNPEVTKWDELKPKRIKVKKLSIDELKIPEEFKDVLKKEGVKELIPVQSLAIQHGLLKGENLLIVSATASGKTLIGELAGVTKALKGEKMLFLVPLVALANQKYEDFKRRYSKLGLRVAIRVGMSRIKTKDELVVVDTGIDADIIVGTYEGIDYLLRAGRKIGKVGTIVIDEIHMIDDEERGARLDGLIARLRKLYPKAQFIGLSATIGNPEELSKELGLKLVVYDERPVALERHVILARNESEKWRYIAQLAKAEAMRKSKQGYKGQTIVFTFSRKRCHELAAFLTSRGLKAKPYHSGLPYHQRKLTEMEFQAQMLDVVVTTAALGAGVDFPASQVIFESLAMGNKWLSVREFHQMLGRAGRPLYHEKGKVYLIIEPGKKYSAQMESTEDEVAFKLLTAPIEPVYVEWSDELEQDQVLAHSCVFSYLDDIEEVQNKCLGANQSAEKVLEKLEEYDFVKLRGKLVNVTPYGRAVSMSFLLPSEAQFIRENLAKKSPREIAITLLPFENVYLSGTLQRELEGAVRGRLSANIFSPSFASILEELEKVIPELSPNAQERLFTIYQDFFMCEEKECTEYAMHRISDRIIELRREGKHPTQISEYFRKIYGLILYPGDIFTWLDGIIRKLEAVERIAKVFRVKNAEFEARTLRRELEEGRKLRKD, encoded by the coding sequence ATGCTGTTTGTAATCAGAAAAGGCAGGAAAAAGAATGAGCTTGAAGCATATTACATTGCGAAAGAACCCGAGAAACTTTCTCAAATGCAGAATTTGAAAGCTGATAGGATTTATCGGTTAATTATGAGAGACAACCGTTTGTTTAAAGTTCTTGAGGGAAGCCAATATAGAAATCCTAAAGAGATTGAAAAGCTGCTTAGACAGGCGAGAATTGTTTTAGTAGATGCAGATGAGTGGGAGGGATATTTTAGAGTAAGGCTTCAAAATAAGAGGGTCGAAAAAGCTCACCTCTGCCGTTTTTGCCTCCTTAACGGAAAGATAACGGTATTAACTGAAGGAAATAGAATAAAATTCCATAGCGAGTACATATGTGAGAAGTGTGCAGAGGAAGAGCTTAAAAATGAGCTCCGGTATCGCTTTAGGAGTTTAGGAATGTTTGACCAAGCAAAGAAGCTTTTGCAACGATTTAGGGATTTGGATAAAGTTTTGATGGTTTTTGATCCAAGATTTGACCCAACTAAAAATCCTGAAGTTACAAAATGGGATGAGCTTAAGCCGAAGAGAATTAAAGTCAAAAAGCTAAGTATTGACGAGCTTAAAATTCCAGAAGAGTTCAAAGATGTGTTGAAGAAAGAAGGTGTAAAGGAGCTTATACCAGTTCAGAGCTTAGCTATTCAGCATGGTCTGTTAAAAGGAGAGAACCTTCTTATTGTTTCAGCCACAGCGAGCGGGAAAACCCTTATAGGGGAACTAGCTGGAGTTACTAAGGCGTTAAAAGGAGAGAAAATGCTTTTTTTGGTTCCCCTTGTGGCCTTGGCAAATCAAAAATATGAGGATTTCAAAAGGAGATATTCTAAGCTTGGCTTAAGAGTGGCGATTAGAGTTGGTATGAGCAGAATTAAGACTAAAGACGAGCTCGTCGTTGTGGATACGGGAATTGATGCCGACATAATTGTTGGAACTTATGAGGGAATCGACTACTTATTGAGAGCTGGCAGAAAAATTGGAAAAGTTGGGACTATTGTCATTGATGAAATTCACATGATTGATGACGAGGAGAGAGGAGCAAGATTGGATGGCCTCATAGCGAGATTAAGAAAGCTCTATCCAAAAGCTCAGTTCATTGGGCTGAGTGCTACAATTGGAAATCCTGAAGAACTTTCAAAGGAGCTTGGGCTTAAGTTAGTTGTCTATGATGAGAGACCAGTGGCTTTAGAGAGGCACGTCATTTTAGCGAGAAATGAAAGTGAAAAATGGCGCTACATAGCCCAATTGGCTAAAGCTGAGGCTATGAGAAAGTCGAAGCAGGGCTATAAAGGCCAGACTATAGTTTTCACCTTTTCAAGGAAGAGATGCCATGAGCTAGCTGCATTTTTAACAAGCAGAGGATTGAAAGCAAAACCCTATCACTCTGGCTTGCCTTATCATCAAAGAAAGCTCACAGAGATGGAGTTTCAAGCTCAGATGCTTGATGTTGTTGTAACTACAGCGGCTTTAGGAGCTGGGGTTGATTTTCCAGCGAGTCAGGTAATCTTTGAAAGCCTGGCAATGGGCAATAAGTGGCTGAGCGTTAGAGAGTTTCACCAGATGCTTGGAAGAGCTGGGAGACCTCTCTATCATGAAAAGGGCAAGGTTTATCTCATAATTGAGCCTGGGAAGAAATACTCAGCTCAAATGGAAAGCACGGAAGATGAAGTTGCATTTAAGCTGTTAACAGCACCTATTGAACCTGTTTATGTTGAGTGGAGCGATGAGCTTGAGCAGGATCAGGTCTTGGCACACTCATGTGTTTTTTCATATTTGGATGATATAGAAGAAGTTCAAAACAAATGTTTGGGCGCAAATCAAAGCGCTGAAAAGGTTTTGGAAAAGCTTGAGGAGTATGATTTTGTTAAACTCAGAGGTAAGCTCGTGAATGTTACACCTTACGGAAGAGCTGTCAGCATGAGCTTTTTACTGCCAAGTGAAGCTCAGTTCATTAGAGAAAACTTAGCTAAGAAAAGTCCAAGAGAGATTGCAATCACGCTTTTGCCTTTTGAAAATGTCTATTTAAGCGGAACTTTGCAAAGAGAACTGGAAGGGGCGGTTAGAGGAAGGCTGAGTGCTAACATCTTTTCTCCAAGCTTTGCTTCGATTTTAGAGGAGCTTGAAAAAGTTATCCCAGAGCTGAGTCCAAATGCTCAAGAGAGGCTCTTCACGATTTATCAAGATTTCTTTATGTGTGAAGAAAAAGAGTGCACTGAGTATGCGATGCATAGAATAAGCGACCGCATCATAGAGCTGAGGAGAGAAGGGAAGCATCCAACTCAGATAAGTGAGTATTTCAGAAAGATATATGGTCTGATTCTTTATCCCGGGGACATCTTTACGTGGCTTGATGGCATAATTAGAAAGCTTGAAGCAGTCGAGAGAATTGCAAAGGTGTTTAGGGTTAAGAATGCAGAGTTTGAGGCAAGGACTTTGAGAAGAGAGCTAGAAGAGGGGAGAAAGTTAAGAAAAGACTAA
- the upp gene encoding uracil phosphoribosyltransferase has product MIEDKRWSGVYSFEDSSFLMEVLTELRDKNTDSIAFRKGLVKLGRYMGYELTKTMEVEKIKVETPLEETEGIIVKDRKNVVIVTVLRAAIPLMEGLIKVFEHARVGIISASRGKAPKFEIEMNYVKIPQIKPEDTVIITDPMIATGSTLLKVIEEIKKYGTPKRLIVLGVLAAPEGISRIKEAYPEVEIFVAKIDRELNDHGYILPGLGDAGDRAFGAPIKLSTLPQVHTIE; this is encoded by the coding sequence ATGATTGAGGACAAAAGATGGAGTGGTGTTTACTCATTTGAGGACTCCTCCTTTTTGATGGAGGTTCTTACAGAGCTTAGGGATAAAAACACGGACTCAATAGCATTTAGAAAAGGATTAGTAAAACTAGGAAGGTACATGGGATACGAATTAACGAAAACAATGGAAGTAGAGAAAATTAAAGTTGAAACTCCTCTTGAAGAGACGGAAGGTATCATTGTTAAGGATAGAAAGAACGTTGTAATTGTTACGGTCTTGAGAGCAGCAATTCCACTTATGGAGGGGCTGATAAAGGTTTTTGAACATGCTAGAGTTGGTATAATTTCAGCATCAAGAGGTAAGGCACCAAAGTTTGAGATAGAGATGAACTACGTTAAGATACCCCAGATAAAACCAGAGGACACGGTTATAATAACTGATCCAATGATTGCAACTGGTTCAACCTTGCTTAAGGTAATTGAAGAGATTAAAAAGTACGGGACTCCAAAGCGCTTGATTGTTCTCGGAGTTCTAGCAGCACCAGAGGGAATAAGCAGGATTAAAGAAGCATATCCTGAGGTAGAAATATTTGTAGCAAAGATTGATAGGGAATTAAATGACCACGGCTACATCTTGCCTGGCTTAGGAGATGCTGGTGACAGGGCTTTCGGTGCTCCCATTAAACTCTCTACTTTACCTCAAGTCCATACAATCGAATAG
- a CDS encoding uracil-xanthine permease family protein, with protein MRVGIKEKVETKRAVLLGFQHVLAMFGATVTVPLVVGTAIGLSVEEIALMIQAVLLAMGIATLLQTTIGSRYPIVQGSSFAFIPGIISIGKSLGLAAVEGALIVGGIIEALIGGLGIVGRIKRLFSPVVTGVTIMLIGFSLAHVAVKYTFNYFADPSGQSVPKAFLVALITFATTVYVALKAKGSLRAMPVIVGALVGYSVSLALGMADLSLVKELPLFSIPKPLPWGAPVFDITAVVTLLFAFMVSIIESVGDYHAISAISEAPITNKNINMGIMSEGIACSIAGLLGACGTTSYSENIGLVALTKVASRQVVQIGGLILILLSLIPKFSGILASIPAPVLGGLTIALYGMISVTGLRLIKDKVELNDRNMLIIASALIVGLGAPQLPPEFLEHFPKIIASILESGMAVGALTAIILDQVLG; from the coding sequence ATGAGAGTTGGTATTAAGGAGAAGGTTGAGACTAAGAGGGCAGTTCTTTTGGGCTTCCAGCACGTTCTTGCAATGTTTGGAGCAACTGTTACAGTGCCCCTTGTTGTTGGAACTGCAATAGGGCTCAGCGTTGAGGAAATTGCACTGATGATACAAGCGGTTCTTTTGGCAATGGGTATAGCAACACTCCTACAAACAACAATAGGTTCAAGATATCCAATTGTTCAGGGCTCAAGCTTTGCCTTCATCCCAGGGATTATAAGCATTGGCAAGAGCTTAGGCCTAGCAGCTGTGGAAGGTGCATTGATTGTTGGGGGGATTATAGAAGCATTAATTGGTGGCTTGGGCATAGTTGGGAGAATTAAGAGGCTCTTCTCTCCAGTAGTTACAGGGGTTACAATAATGCTCATAGGCTTCAGCTTGGCTCATGTTGCAGTAAAATATACTTTCAACTACTTTGCAGATCCCTCTGGGCAAAGCGTTCCAAAGGCTTTCTTAGTGGCCTTAATAACCTTTGCAACCACAGTTTACGTTGCTCTAAAGGCTAAAGGTTCCCTGAGAGCAATGCCAGTTATAGTCGGAGCTCTCGTTGGCTATTCAGTAAGTCTGGCGTTGGGAATGGCTGACCTAAGCTTGGTAAAGGAGCTTCCACTCTTCAGCATTCCAAAGCCTTTGCCTTGGGGTGCTCCAGTCTTCGACATAACTGCAGTGGTTACACTACTCTTTGCCTTCATGGTCAGCATAATCGAGAGTGTTGGAGATTACCATGCAATCTCAGCCATAAGCGAAGCTCCCATAACAAACAAAAACATCAATATGGGAATAATGAGCGAGGGCATAGCGTGTTCAATTGCTGGTCTTTTAGGAGCATGTGGAACCACGAGCTACTCAGAGAACATTGGTTTGGTTGCCTTAACCAAAGTGGCAAGCAGGCAGGTTGTTCAAATTGGCGGATTAATACTAATCTTACTCTCGTTGATTCCAAAGTTTTCGGGAATTTTAGCTTCAATTCCAGCACCAGTTTTAGGAGGATTAACCATAGCGTTGTACGGAATGATAAGCGTTACTGGGCTTAGGCTAATAAAGGATAAGGTTGAGTTAAATGATAGGAATATGCTCATAATTGCAAGTGCTTTAATAGTTGGATTGGGTGCTCCTCAATTGCCTCCGGAATTTTTGGAGCACTTCCCTAAAATCATAGCCAGCATTTTGGAATCCGGCATGGCCGTTGGGGCTCTAACTGCTATAATCTTAGATCAAGTTTTGGGGTGA
- a CDS encoding Lrp/AsnC family transcriptional regulator — protein sequence MVGIDEKDEEILRELRKNGRATLTELGRKIGLSPASIKNRIEKLENLGAIKGYSAIVDPTFLNEFVQAIIEVELLVDNETVDKMLYNISQLDNVVGVYRKTGEFQILIRANFKDVPQLKEFVRNLSAKYLGKNMKRAKVSVIIDAFKENGVVLYKERRSRRRR from the coding sequence ATGGTAGGCATAGACGAAAAAGATGAAGAAATTCTCAGGGAGCTCCGGAAGAATGGCAGAGCTACTCTGACAGAGCTAGGAAGAAAAATTGGACTTTCACCGGCAAGTATAAAGAACAGAATAGAAAAACTTGAGAATTTGGGTGCTATTAAGGGGTATTCTGCAATAGTTGATCCAACCTTTTTGAACGAATTTGTTCAGGCAATAATTGAAGTTGAGCTTCTCGTTGATAATGAAACTGTCGATAAAATGTTATACAACATAAGTCAGCTTGACAATGTTGTTGGAGTTTATAGAAAAACTGGAGAATTCCAAATTTTAATAAGGGCAAACTTTAAAGACGTCCCTCAGCTTAAAGAGTTTGTAAGGAATCTTTCTGCGAAATACCTTGGAAAGAACATGAAAAGGGCTAAAGTCTCAGTTATCATAGATGCTTTTAAGGAGAATGGGGTTGTCCTGTATAAGGAAAGGCGTTCAAGAAGGAGAAGGTAG
- a CDS encoding inorganic phosphate transporter, which yields MAWAIGANDAANSMSTAVGAGAITPKQAVIIAGILEFTGAYFFGKSVTETIRKGIIDLSQITEPTVLIYGSIAALLAAALWLLIATKFGLPVSTTHSIIGGIVGYGIVYAGLGIVNWGKMAQVVASWILSPVFGAIMAFVVFKAISKTILQSSTPVKSAKTHSPIWIGLAFVVIGAMFYIKVMHGKSLLTAIVKFGIPAGFVAFIISFVVLRRNFKSDDPYIGVEMIFKKVQVLTSAYVALSHGANDVANAIGPVAAVYAVATMGLAGMKVPVPRWILAMGGLGIAVGVATYGYRVMETVGKKITELTNTRGFSIDFSAATVVLIASWLGLPISTTHTVVGAVIGVGLARGVKAINKDIVKDIIISWFVTVPIAAIVSGIIFKILMVM from the coding sequence ATGGCCTGGGCAATAGGCGCAAATGATGCTGCAAATTCCATGAGCACTGCTGTTGGAGCTGGAGCAATAACCCCAAAGCAGGCGGTCATAATTGCTGGGATTTTAGAGTTCACTGGAGCTTATTTCTTTGGAAAGAGCGTTACAGAAACTATAAGAAAAGGTATAATCGACCTCTCCCAAATAACAGAGCCAACCGTTCTAATCTACGGTTCGATAGCAGCTTTGCTTGCAGCTGCTTTGTGGCTTCTCATAGCAACAAAATTCGGGTTGCCAGTATCAACAACACACTCTATCATTGGTGGAATAGTTGGATATGGGATTGTATATGCAGGTCTGGGGATAGTCAATTGGGGCAAGATGGCTCAAGTGGTTGCCAGCTGGATTCTCTCGCCAGTTTTTGGAGCAATAATGGCATTTGTAGTCTTTAAAGCGATCTCAAAGACAATCCTCCAAAGCTCTACTCCAGTAAAAAGTGCCAAAACCCACTCTCCAATCTGGATTGGGTTAGCGTTCGTTGTGATTGGGGCAATGTTCTACATAAAAGTTATGCATGGGAAATCCTTGCTGACAGCAATCGTAAAGTTTGGAATTCCAGCAGGATTTGTAGCATTTATCATAAGTTTTGTGGTTTTAAGACGGAATTTCAAATCTGATGATCCATATATTGGAGTTGAGATGATATTTAAGAAAGTCCAAGTTCTAACATCAGCTTATGTTGCTCTATCCCACGGAGCCAATGACGTTGCCAACGCAATCGGCCCAGTGGCAGCTGTTTATGCTGTCGCCACAATGGGGCTAGCTGGAATGAAAGTCCCAGTGCCGAGATGGATTCTGGCAATGGGTGGTTTAGGAATTGCGGTTGGTGTTGCTACATACGGTTACAGAGTCATGGAAACTGTAGGGAAGAAAATTACAGAGCTGACAAATACAAGAGGATTCAGCATTGACTTCTCAGCAGCAACTGTCGTTTTAATTGCATCATGGCTTGGACTTCCAATTTCAACCACACACACAGTAGTTGGAGCAGTCATTGGTGTAGGGTTAGCAAGGGGAGTAAAAGCAATAAACAAGGACATTGTTAAAGATATAATAATTTCATGGTTTGTAACTGTGCCAATAGCCGCTATTGTCAGCGGGATAATATTTAAGATTTTGATGGTGATGTAA
- a CDS encoding metallophosphoesterase family protein: MRKLFVLLLIGLIIFSAGCTQKGTTSTETTQIATQEKSSETQITTSTPTQTQAQGINFKEYKRGEIIGNWWKLFDTSVVYVSKGYEDLAKHYFPNAQIKPASEFDKGIAILSPKDARELLRGKPMLITINDYFGYVLYKVGYKFVGQDMGMIVAYKEDNKDRLIFTGNGKAGTGAALKYALEIKDGKREPKATYILRRGDFEGVVLKEIGDNNWNGIPESGEYWIINEIYFKEPFIYNWRIVNGKNVTVSGGFIRYVNGSRVYIYALSFNVSVEVKNGNGAEITYVIENINPSIMEIPENAETGNTWIKFTTNEEHFVIQAKNLENFTFFAFGDHRPGSGKKVPEMFLKVRDAMNNDSGIFIIDGGDLIYSGKVEEWGELFKAWKFNKPVFIAVGNHEYQGEGVNIYHKYFGPTDYSFILGNYYFIFMNNVQNGYSLSASQWKWLENELEKAKKLNKKPIIVMHTPPVDPRPGGDHSMKPSEGEKLLNLMKEYNAFGIFSHIHIYWYGEKNGVYFVVTGGGGAPPYAKPDEGGFYHYVKISVDGGIQVEPIKVS; the protein is encoded by the coding sequence ATGAGAAAGCTTTTCGTGTTGCTTTTAATAGGACTAATTATCTTCTCAGCAGGATGTACCCAGAAAGGAACAACTTCAACAGAGACTACTCAAATTGCAACCCAAGAAAAGTCAAGTGAGACACAAATAACAACTTCCACACCAACACAGACTCAAGCTCAAGGAATTAACTTCAAAGAGTACAAGCGTGGTGAGATAATCGGAAATTGGTGGAAGCTTTTTGATACAAGTGTAGTTTATGTCAGCAAGGGATATGAAGACTTAGCAAAGCACTACTTTCCAAATGCTCAAATAAAACCTGCAAGTGAGTTTGATAAAGGAATTGCAATTTTAAGCCCAAAAGATGCAAGAGAGCTTTTGAGAGGAAAGCCAATGCTGATTACAATCAACGACTATTTCGGCTATGTCCTTTACAAAGTTGGATACAAGTTCGTTGGACAGGATATGGGGATGATTGTGGCATACAAAGAAGACAACAAAGACAGGCTAATCTTTACAGGTAATGGAAAAGCCGGAACTGGAGCAGCATTGAAATATGCACTCGAAATTAAAGATGGAAAAAGAGAGCCAAAGGCAACATATATTCTGAGAAGGGGAGATTTTGAGGGCGTTGTGCTGAAAGAAATAGGCGACAACAACTGGAATGGAATTCCGGAAAGTGGAGAATACTGGATAATCAACGAAATTTACTTTAAGGAGCCATTTATTTACAACTGGCGCATTGTTAATGGGAAAAATGTAACGGTTAGTGGAGGATTCATCAGATACGTTAACGGCTCAAGAGTTTACATCTACGCTTTGAGCTTTAATGTGAGTGTTGAAGTTAAAAACGGAAATGGAGCAGAGATAACTTACGTTATCGAAAACATAAACCCAAGTATTATGGAGATTCCAGAGAATGCAGAAACTGGGAATACTTGGATTAAGTTCACTACAAATGAGGAACACTTTGTAATTCAAGCAAAGAATCTCGAAAACTTCACCTTCTTTGCTTTTGGTGACCACAGGCCTGGAAGTGGAAAGAAAGTCCCAGAGATGTTCTTGAAGGTTAGAGATGCCATGAACAATGACAGTGGGATATTCATAATTGACGGCGGAGACTTAATTTATTCCGGAAAAGTTGAGGAGTGGGGAGAGCTGTTTAAAGCTTGGAAGTTCAATAAACCCGTTTTCATAGCAGTAGGCAACCACGAGTACCAGGGAGAAGGAGTTAACATATACCACAAATACTTTGGACCAACAGATTATTCCTTTATCCTTGGAAACTACTACTTCATTTTCATGAACAATGTTCAAAATGGATACTCCCTGAGTGCTTCTCAGTGGAAATGGCTCGAAAATGAGCTTGAAAAAGCAAAGAAACTTAACAAGAAGCCAATAATTGTTATGCATACACCTCCAGTTGACCCAAGACCCGGAGGAGACCATTCAATGAAGCCAAGTGAGGGGGAGAAGTTACTTAATCTTATGAAAGAATACAACGCCTTTGGAATATTCAGCCACATTCACATCTACTGGTACGGAGAAAAGAACGGGGTCTACTTTGTAGTAACCGGTGGGGGTGGAGCTCCGCCATATGCTAAGCCTGACGAGGGAGGATTCTACCATTATGTCAAGATTTCTGTGGATGGGGGAATCCAGGTTGAACCTATAAAGGTCAGCTGA
- a CDS encoding Lrp/AsnC family transcriptional regulator, translating to MVTAFILMVTAAGKEREVMEKLLAMPEVKEAYVVYGEYDLIVKVETDTLKDLDQFITEKIRKMPEIQMTSTMIAI from the coding sequence ATGGTGACAGCATTTATTTTAATGGTGACAGCCGCTGGAAAGGAAAGAGAAGTTATGGAGAAACTTTTGGCAATGCCCGAAGTTAAAGAAGCTTACGTGGTTTACGGAGAGTACGATTTGATTGTTAAAGTTGAGACAGACACACTCAAGGACTTAGACCAGTTCATAACAGAAAAAATAAGAAAAATGCCTGAAATACAGATGACGTCAACAATGATTGCAATCTGA